A portion of the Larimichthys crocea isolate SSNF unplaced genomic scaffold, L_crocea_2.0 scaffold392, whole genome shotgun sequence genome contains these proteins:
- the LOC113745051 gene encoding uncharacterized protein LOC113745051, with amino-acid sequence MPSLLEDIEKAPPRDPKTRYRFFGYLAAYLSSIYGHRTGVLTRMRVKEVRAAIGGDDTGYLINVMEHKTVRKFGTAQIYLEAEEYGWCRTWLRLRARAVPTNCFFFSSLGRGEAKDMARYFRGAWSEMGLKGSPSIMDIRTAVSTFNFETNDMEVRQNLSTFMCHSADTQDRFYALHKNLKRAKKMRELFVCLAIKDQDQAPAAAAAAGAAAATEQPREESKGTPRKMLAALSLMAKNVKRKVGLSPSKPKRRPVVLLKKL; translated from the exons ATGCCATCTCTGCTGG AGGACATCGAGAAGGCGCCCCCACGAGACCCAAAGACCCGCTACAGGTTCTTCGGGTACCTGGCGGCGTACCTGTCGTCTATCTATGGCCACCGGACGGGCGTGCTGACGCGAATGCGCGTCAAGGAGGTCCGGGCGGCCATAGGTGGCGACGACACGGGTTACCTCATCAAT GTCATGGAGCACAAAACGGTGCGTAAGTTCGGCACCGCCCAGATCTACCTGGAGGCCGAGGAGTATGGGTGGTGCCGGACCTGGCTCCGCCTCCGCGCCAGGGCAGTGCCcacaaattgcttttttttttcttccctcggCCGAGGGGAGGCAAAAGACATGGCCAGATACTTTCGAGGAGCCTGGTCCGAGATGGGGTTGAAGGGTTCCCCGTCCATCATGGACATTCGGACCGCTGTGTCCACTTTT AATTTTGAGACCAATGACATGGAGGTGCGGCAAAATCTGTCCACCTTTATGTGTCACAGCGCGGACACACAAGACCGGTTCTACGCCCTTCACAAGAACCTTAAAAGGGCGAAGAAAATGAGGGagctttttgtgtgtcttgCCATAAAAGACCAAGACCaggctcctgctgctgctgctgctgccggggctgctgctgccactgagCAGCCCAGGGAGGAAAGCAAA GGAACACCGAGGAAGATGCTCGCCGCCCTCTCTCTGATGGCCAAGAACGTGAAGAGGAAGGTCGGCCTGTCCCCCAGCAAGCCGAAGCGTAGACCCGTGGTGCTCcttaaaaaactttaa